The Fusobacterium periodonticum 1_1_41FAA genome includes a window with the following:
- a CDS encoding bifunctional 3,4-dihydroxy-2-butanone-4-phosphate synthase/GTP cyclohydrolase II has protein sequence MIYKIEDVLEDIKNGIPLIIVDDENRENEGDLFVAAEKATYESINLMATYARGLTCTPMSSEYAVRLNLDPMTARNTDAKCTAFTVSVDAKEGTTTGISIADRLTTIKKLADINSVATDFTRPGHIFPLIAKDNGVLEREGHTEATVDLCKICGLAPVSVICEILKDDGTMARMDDLEVFAKEHNLKIITIADLIKYRKKTQELMKVEVVANMPTDNGTFKIVGFENHIDGKEHIALVKGDVAGKEGVTVRIHSECFTGDILGSLRCDCGSQLKTAMRRIDRLGEGVILYLRQEGRGIGLLNKLRAYNLQEEGMDTLDANLHLGFGADMRDYAVAAQMLKALGVKSIKLLTNNPLKINGLEEYGMPVVEREEIEIEHNKVNKVYLKTKKERMGHLLKIK, from the coding sequence ATGATTTACAAAATTGAGGATGTATTAGAAGATATTAAGAATGGTATTCCTCTAATAATAGTAGATGATGAAAATAGAGAAAATGAAGGAGATCTTTTTGTTGCAGCTGAAAAAGCAACTTACGAAAGTATTAATCTTATGGCAACATATGCAAGAGGTTTAACTTGTACACCAATGTCAAGTGAATATGCAGTTAGACTAAACTTAGATCCTATGACTGCAAGAAATACTGATGCCAAATGTACAGCTTTCACAGTATCAGTTGATGCAAAAGAAGGAACTACAACAGGAATTTCAATAGCTGATAGACTTACAACAATTAAAAAATTAGCTGATATAAATTCTGTAGCTACTGATTTCACAAGACCTGGACATATATTTCCATTAATTGCAAAAGATAATGGAGTTCTTGAAAGAGAAGGACATACTGAAGCAACAGTTGATTTATGTAAAATATGTGGGCTTGCACCTGTATCTGTAATCTGTGAAATTTTAAAAGATGACGGTACTATGGCAAGAATGGATGATTTAGAAGTATTTGCTAAAGAACATAATTTAAAAATTATCACTATAGCAGATTTAATAAAATATAGAAAGAAAACTCAAGAATTAATGAAAGTTGAAGTTGTAGCTAATATGCCAACTGACAATGGAACTTTCAAAATAGTTGGTTTTGAAAATCATATTGATGGTAAAGAACATATAGCACTTGTTAAAGGTGATGTTGCTGGAAAAGAAGGAGTTACTGTTAGAATACACTCTGAATGTTTCACAGGAGATATCTTAGGTTCTTTAAGATGTGATTGTGGTTCTCAACTTAAAACTGCAATGAGAAGAATTGATAGACTTGGAGAAGGAGTTATCCTTTATCTGAGACAAGAAGGTAGAGGAATAGGACTTTTAAATAAATTAAGAGCTTATAATCTACAAGAAGAAGGAATGGATACACTAGATGCAAACTTACATCTTGGATTTGGTGCAGATATGAGAGACTATGCTGTTGCTGCACAAATGTTAAAAGCACTAGGAGTTAAATCTATAAAACTTTTAACAAATAATCCATTAAAAATTAATGGACTTGAAGAATATGGAATGCCTGTTGTTGAGAGAGAAGAAATCGAGATAGAACATAACAAAGTTAATAAAGTGTACCTAAAAACTAAGAAAGAAAGAATGGGACATCTTTTAAAAATAAAATAA
- the ribE gene encoding 6,7-dimethyl-8-ribityllumazine synthase encodes MRVFEGKFNGEGIKIAIVAARFNEFITSKLIGGAEDILRRHNVEDDNINLFWVPGAFEIPLIAQKLAKSKKYDAVITLGAVIKGSTPHFDYVCAEVSKGVAHVSLESEIPVIFGVLTTNSIEEAIERAGTKAGNKGADAAMTAIEMINLIKGI; translated from the coding sequence ATGAGAGTATTTGAAGGAAAATTTAATGGAGAAGGAATAAAAATTGCAATAGTGGCAGCTAGATTTAATGAATTCATAACATCTAAATTAATAGGTGGAGCTGAAGATATCTTAAGAAGACACAATGTAGAAGATGATAATATAAATCTATTTTGGGTACCAGGAGCATTTGAAATCCCTTTAATAGCACAAAAATTGGCTAAATCTAAAAAATATGATGCAGTAATAACTTTAGGAGCTGTTATAAAAGGATCTACACCACACTTTGATTACGTGTGTGCAGAAGTATCAAAAGGAGTTGCTCATGTAAGTTTAGAAAGTGAAATTCCTGTAATATTTGGAGTTTTAACAACTAACTCAATAGAAGAAGCTATTGAAAGAGCAGGAACAAAAGCAGGAAACAAAGGAGCAGATGCTGCTATGACTGCTATAGAAATGATCAATTTAATAAAAGGAATCTAA
- a CDS encoding cell division protein FtsZ, protein MQEKLKVITIGDYSISILKNYFKDNENIDFLKLDLDESIENLNTNFSKRDIVFLRTNTENLEKLLEVGKTLKEKEIVTTTILEEKIVMENRKVLEETIDAIFPVTKKDDINNLLLELIKMIENIIYGVCFINLDVEDVKYMLKDSGISVFGSLNINKTISKEDIIKNIIYPFYSKTLKDSKKFLIFLDTLEGFVLTEGELIIDTLRNESGKTIEDILFSVRMGNNLKNRIGCSFIAGVFKEE, encoded by the coding sequence ATGCAAGAAAAATTAAAAGTTATAACTATTGGTGATTATAGCATCTCTATACTTAAGAACTATTTTAAAGATAATGAAAATATTGATTTTTTAAAATTAGACTTAGATGAAAGTATAGAAAATTTAAATACTAATTTTTCTAAAAGAGATATTGTATTTTTACGAACTAATACTGAAAATTTAGAAAAATTATTAGAAGTTGGAAAAACTTTAAAAGAGAAAGAAATTGTTACAACAACTATTTTAGAAGAAAAAATTGTTATGGAAAATAGGAAAGTTTTAGAAGAAACTATCGATGCTATTTTTCCAGTAACTAAAAAAGATGATATAAATAATTTATTATTAGAACTTATAAAAATGATTGAGAATATAATTTATGGAGTTTGTTTTATAAATCTTGATGTTGAAGATGTTAAATATATGCTAAAAGATTCTGGAATAAGTGTATTTGGAAGTTTAAATATAAATAAAACTATTTCAAAAGAAGATATTATTAAAAATATAATTTATCCTTTCTATAGTAAAACTTTGAAAGATTCTAAAAAGTTTCTTATATTTTTGGATACTTTAGAAGGCTTTGTTCTAACAGAAGGAGAGTTAATTATAGATACATTAAGAAATGAGAGTGGAAAAACAATAGAAGATATATTATTTTCAGTTAGAATGGGTAATAACTTAAAAAATAGAATAGGGTGTAGCTTTATAGCAGGTGTATTTAAAGAAGAATAA
- the ribD gene encoding bifunctional diaminohydroxyphosphoribosylaminopyrimidine deaminase/5-amino-6-(5-phosphoribosylamino)uracil reductase RibD yields the protein MDKTVDEKFMARAIELAFRGLGGVNPNPLVGAVVVKDGKIIGEGWHKKYGGPHAEVWALNEAGEEAKGATIYVTLEPCSHQGKTPPCAKRIVEAGIKRCVIACVDPNPLVAGKGIKIIEDAGIKVDFGILEKEAKEVNKVFLKYIENKIPYLFLKCGITLDGKIATRSGKSKWITNELAREKVQFLRTKFSAIMVGINTVLKDNPSLDSRLDEEKFGIEKRNPFRVVVDPNLESPIDSKFLHFNDNKAIIVTSNDNRNLEKVKEYENLGTRLIYLEGKIFKMEDILKELGKLNIDSVLLEGGSGLISTAFKENVIDAGEIFIAPKIIGDNSSIPFISGFNFNSMEEVFKLSNPKFNIYGDNISIEFENL from the coding sequence ATGGACAAAACTGTAGATGAAAAGTTTATGGCAAGAGCTATAGAACTTGCTTTTAGAGGACTAGGAGGAGTGAATCCTAATCCACTTGTTGGTGCAGTTGTAGTAAAAGATGGAAAGATAATTGGTGAAGGTTGGCATAAAAAATATGGTGGTCCTCATGCTGAAGTTTGGGCTTTAAATGAAGCAGGAGAAGAAGCAAAAGGAGCCACTATATATGTTACTTTAGAGCCTTGCTCTCACCAAGGAAAAACTCCACCTTGTGCAAAAAGAATTGTAGAAGCTGGAATAAAAAGATGCGTAATTGCCTGTGTTGATCCCAATCCTTTAGTTGCAGGTAAGGGTATAAAAATAATAGAAGATGCAGGAATTAAAGTTGATTTTGGAATTTTAGAAAAAGAAGCAAAAGAAGTAAATAAAGTATTTTTAAAATACATAGAAAATAAAATTCCTTATTTATTCTTAAAATGTGGAATAACTCTTGATGGAAAAATAGCAACAAGAAGTGGAAAATCTAAATGGATAACTAATGAGCTGGCTAGAGAAAAAGTTCAATTTTTAAGAACAAAATTTTCAGCTATTATGGTTGGAATAAATACTGTTTTAAAAGATAATCCTAGTTTAGACTCAAGACTTGATGAGGAAAAGTTTGGAATAGAAAAAAGAAATCCTTTTAGAGTTGTAGTAGATCCAAATTTAGAAAGTCCAATAGACTCTAAGTTCTTACATTTTAACGATAATAAAGCAATAATAGTTACATCAAATGATAATAGAAATCTTGAAAAAGTTAAAGAATATGAAAATCTAGGAACAAGATTAATCTATCTTGAAGGAAAAATATTTAAGATGGAAGATATTTTAAAAGAATTAGGAAAATTAAATATAGATTCTGTTCTTTTAGAAGGTGGAAGTGGACTTATTTCTACTGCTTTCAAAGAAAATGTAATAGATGCTGGAGAAATATTTATAGCTCCTAAAATTATTGGAGATAATTCATCTATTCCTTTTATAAGTGGATTTAACTTTAATAGTATGGAGGAAGTATTTAAACTTTCTAATCCTAAATTTAATATTTATGGAGATAATATCTCTATAGAGTTTGAAAATCTATAG